The window AAGCGTGTCCCCGGGATGCAGATCGATCTTCCTGGTCTGAAAAATCGACTCCTCCATTCCCCCGAGAACCAGTCCCGGCGGCACGGTCATCCACTGCGGCGCCTGATCCTTGCGGATCAAGACCGGAGGGTTGTGTCCGGCATTGGAGTAATGCATCACCCCGTTGCGCAGATCCAGAATGCCGCAGAACAGGGTCACGAACATGGAGGCCTCATTGCCCTGACAGAGTTCCACATTGACCTTGCCCAGTATCTCCGAGGGCTCCAGACCGTGCTCGGCAATGCCCTTCATCAGGGTCTTGGTCACGGCCATGAACAGGGCCGCGGGCACGCCCTTGTCCGAGACGTCGCCCACTGAAAAAAACAGGTGGTGCTCGTCCAGGAAAAAGAAATCATAGAGATCGCCGCCCACATGACGGGCCGGTTCCAGCAAGGCATGGAGATCGAAATCACTGCGTTCCTTGAGCGTGGGGAAGCGTCTGGGCAGGAAACTCATCTGGATGTTCCGGGCGATGACCAGTTCGCTCTCGATCCGCTCCTTTGCCTTGGTGGTTTCGGTCAGGTTGGCGATGTAATCCAGCAAGGCCAGGCGCATCATGTCCACGGACCGCGTCAACTGGCCGATTTCATCGTTGACCCTGACCGCTGGCATGGGAACATCCAGCTGACCCTTGGCGATTTCCCCGGTCGTGGCCACCAGACCATGCAGCGGCCTGGTGATGGACCTGGCAATGACGATCACCACCAGAACCAGGAGCAGAAAGCCGGCACCGCCGATCAGGGACGTAAACCGATTCAGGGCGGCAATGTCCGCATAAATTTCTGCCTTGGGGACCAACATGCCCAGGGCCCAGCCCGTGGAGGGGACGGGCGTGAAGTAGAGCCTGGACGGCTGACTGGTGTGCGGGTTGATCAGATCCACATCCCCCTCCTCGCCGCTGATCATCCGGTTGGCGATTTCGTGGAGTTCCGGGATGCCCAGTTCAGCGGCCACGTCGAAAGCGGTTTTCCGGTAGATCCATTCCGGATTGGGGTGGGACAAGAATTGCCCGCTGCGGCTGATGAGCATGGCATGGCCGCTTTCGTAGATGGTCAGGGCGGCAATCCGGCGCGTCAGATGTTCCAGGGAGACGTCCGCGGTGCTCACCCCCAGAAAGACCATTTCGGCATCGCTGGAGCGGTAAATCGGCACGGAATGGGTGACCATCATGGCATTCCCGCCGCCCTCGTCGAAATAGGGCTCGCTCCATACTGACCGACCATGCATCCTTGGTTCGTTGTACCAGTCCTGGCCAAAATAGTTATAGGCCGGGTCCGTCACATCGCTGGTTATCAGTCGACCCTCCTGGTCCCGAAAAACGTACGGAGCGAAAAAGCGCTGGTCCGGCCTGGTGCCATGGGGCTCCAAGGCGACGCTGGCCCCGTAGATGTCCGGATTGCGGGCCAGCAGGTCATGGAGCATGGAAACAAGCTCCTGCTCAGAAGGCGTTTGCCGCTCCACGTACAACGCCAGAAAGCCGGGGACATCCTCCACCCTTTTCAAGGCGGCTTCCAAACGCTGAACCAGATTTTGCGCCAATCCGGTCGCTTCTGAACGAGCGGTCTTCAGCATCATCTCCCTAGCGAGATGATGGTTGTAGAAAAAAACCAGCGCGAAGATCAGGCCCGTGCTTCCCAAAACAAACAGGGCCAGACGGACGGCAAGTCGCTGTTTACGGGAAGGAGATGTCCTGGTCATGGATGGCACCCATATATGTTGAAAAAAAGTAATTATTCAGCTCACCGGTGCGAAAGCGGACTGGATACCCGCTCCCCGTCTGCACGAGGACAGGCTTCGCGGGTATGACTTACTCGGTGGCCGCATGGAAAATACAAGTCATTCCCGCGGAGGCGGGAATCCACTGCCGGAATGAGGCTATACCCAGGATCTGCTGAATAGTTACGAAAAAATCCTTATCCACAGTGATGGCCGATGTGTTCGCGATGTTAAGGACTTCTCCCGGTATTTTCATCGAAATCGAGATCTAGATCGAAATCGACCAGAGATTATCATCTCTCAAGTCCTCTGATTTCCGTCATCCGTCCTCTGTCATCCGTCATTCGTCATCCGCCCTCTGTCGGGTCTAGCTCACAAGACCCGTTCCAATTCCTCGGCGATGACGCGGCTCAGCTCGGCGATGGTCCGACTCAGGGCGGCGACATAGTCCTCATGGGTTTCCGACTGTGTCTGCTCGTGAAAAGAGAAGCCTCGTCCGACAACGGTCTGTTTTCCATCGTCGCTGAAGACACTCCACCGCCCGCTCAGAATGACCTCGCCCCCCAGTTCTCCCTCGAAGCGCTGCACGTCCACCCCGACCTGAAACCGCAAGGGGAGTCCAAAATTTTGGCTGGTATTGATGATGCCGTCGGTCTGCAGGAGGTGCGAGAGGTTCTGGACCAGGATTGCTGTAATATTCACCCGCAGCGGTTCCGCCCAACGGTGAAACTCATTCAGGTCCAACGTATTCTCCCCGGTCCGGGTCACGATCTGGGGTCTGTCCAGATAGTCCGGGACCCTGACAGGTAAAATGCCGATCAGTCCGTCCCCGGCAGCCAGCTGTGGCAAGGATTGCGGGCTGAGCAGATAGAAGTCCGCCGGTTGGCTGCGCATCGTTGTGCATCCCGTTAAACAGGCCACTGTCAGGCACAGGAAGGTAAAAAGAGCGCAAAGTGTGTAGTTTTTCATGACTAATTGCCCCTTGGGCTGCCCTTGCCCCGCAGCAGGGACTCGGGGTGTCGGTCCAGTTGATCGGCCAGGTTGCGCAGACTCATGGCCATTTTTTCTATCTCCCGCAGCGTTTCCCGGACCTGAAACATCAATGCGGAGTCCGCCCTGGCGGAGACCCGCAGTTCCGCGACCAAACCCTCCACGTTTTCGATCATTCCGGAAACCGTGGCCAGCGTCTCCTGGAAGTCCCGCGACGCTTCACTGATGTTTTCGCCGGCCAAGTGGATCACAGAGCGCCCATCGCCCACGGCCTGGTTCAAATTCGTCCCCAGGGCCACGATCTGCTCGTTCGCGCGGCCGATCAGTGTTCTGGAATCGCGCAGCGTTGCCGTCAATTCGGTGCTCAAAGGCTGGACCTGAGCATCCACGTTGCGAATCAGATGTTGCACATCCTGGACAACCGCGTTGATGTTCACGATGGCCTGGCCGAATTCCGGGGTTTCAACAACAGCCGCGATACTCTCAAGACTTCGGTTGATGTTTTCCATGATTTCATGGAGAGGAATCTCCTGCAGCGTCTGGGCCAGGGCCTGCAACGCCGTCGGGATGGTGGGGATCTCCGGAGTCTCCGGATCAACATTGGTGTAGACCGCGGGCCTGTCCGGGAAGAAATCCAGCCCAATGCCCAGTTGTCCGGTGACCAGGCTCTGCATTTCCAGCCTGGCCCGCAGCCCGCGCTCCACCAGCCCGGCCATTACCTCGGCGTGTGTGGCGCCGCGCTGGAGCAATGCATCGTAGGTGTTACGACCCAGGGTGCCTTTGAGAAACTGCACGAAAACCAGGACGATAATATCCTGCTCCTCGATGTCGAAATGAATCCGGACGTCGCTGACCTCGGCCACCCGCACCCCGCGGAAGTTCACCGGGGCGCCGACGTTCAGCCCGCTGACCGTCCCATCGAAGACCAGGACATAAGTGAATCGTTCCTGGAAAAACCTCCCGGAACCAAGGACCCCGACAGCCAGGACAATCAGGGCCACCGCACCCATCACGAACAGGCCGATCATGGTCTTGTTTGGCGCTTTGCTCATGAACCACCCCACAACAAGTCAGGCATGTTATTTTTCTCCGCGAGTCAGGAATTTGTGGACGTTGGGATTGGGGGGAGCGGCCAGCAGTTTGTTCGGGTCTCCGCTGGCGGTCATGGTCCGCGCTTCCACGTCCAGAAAGACGGAATTGTTGCCGATGGCGAAAATGCTGGCCAGCTCATGGGTCACGATGACGATGGTCGTGTTCAGGCTGGCCCGGAGTTCCAGGATCAGGTCGTCCAGCAGGCGGGCACTGACCGGATCCAGCCCCGCCGACGGCTCGTCAAAAAAGAGGATGTCCGGATCCAGGGCCATGGCCCTGGCCAGGGCGGCCCGTTTCTTCATCCCCCCGCTGATCTCCGAGGGGTAGAAATCCTCGAACCCGGCCAGACCTACCAGGGCCAGCTTCAGGGCCACGACCTCCCTGATCTGCCCCGGCTTGAGCTTGGTGTACTGCTCCAGGGGCAGGGCGATATTTTCAGCCAGGGTCATGGAACTCCACAGCGCCCCGCTCTGGTAGAGCATCCCAAACCGTCTCTGGATCGACTCCCGTGTCTGGGCGTCCGCGTCCCAATAATTCGTGTCCCCATAGCAGACCTGTCCCCGGGAAGGGCTTTTCAGACCGACCAGGATCTTGAGCAGCGTGCTTTTCCCGCACCCGCTGCCGCCCATGATGATGAAGACGTCCCCCCGGTTCACCGTGAAGGTCAGGTCGCGCATCAGCACGAAGTCCCCGTAGCCCATCTCCAGGTTCGTCACGGTAATGGCCGGTTCGGGCACGGTCATATGTTCAGCACCTCGCACATGAAGGTGATGACTGCCGTGGCCACGATAATCGCCACGATGCTGGTGACCACGGCTCTGGTCGCCGCTGCGCCCACGTCGGAAGCGCTCCTGCCGCACTGCATCCCGCGCAGGCAACTGGCCAGGGCCACCAGCACGCCGAAGACCAGGCTATGGAACAGTCCGATCCAGAAGGTGGTCAGGGTCAGGGCCTCCTGGGTCCGGGTCAGGTATTCGACGGGGTTGATGCCCAGCATGCCCACGCCCACGACAAACCCTCCCAGGATGCCCATCAGGTCGGCATAGACGCAGAGCAGGGGCATCATGATGATCAGGGCAATCATCCGTGGCAGGACCAGAAACTCCACAGGGGAAATGCCCATGGTTTTCAGGGCATCGATCTCCTCGTTGACCTGCATGGTCCCGATCTGGGCCGCGAACGCCGCCCCGGTCCGGCCGGCCATGATGATCCCGGTCATGACCGCCCCCATCACCCGGACCATACCAATGGCCACGGCGTCGGCCACGAACACCTCGGCGCCGAACATTCTGAGCTGGATGGCCCCCACGAACCCCAGAATCAGCCCGACCAGCAGACTGATCAAGGAAACGATGGGCAGGGCCTGGCTGCCGCACTCCTGGAGGAGCAGGGAGAGGTCCGAGCGGCGGAAGGTGGCCTTGCCCCGGAGCAGGCGGGCGAAGGCAATGGCCGTCTCCCCGAGGAAGTCCACGGTCTCCCGCGTGGAGCGCCAGACCGAGAGGGCCTGGGAACCGACGCGGGGCAGGAAGGGCTCGCGCCCGCTCTCCTTCCTGGCTCCCGCTCGCGCGGGAACCGCCCTGGCCAGGGCCAGCAGGCGTCGCACCCCCTCGGGCAACGCGTCCGCGCTGACCTGAATCCCGGACGTGGAGCCGTGCTCGACAATCTTGATCAGAAAGGTCAGCAGCCCGCTGTCCCATCCGCTGATTCCCCGGTCCTCCAGGACCACGCCGCGTGACGGCTGCCTGGCATCGATGGCCTGGAGCAAGGGTTCAGCGGAAGGCAGTCCCTGCTCCAGTCTCCAGTCCCCGGAAAGCCCAACAGCCAGGGTCTCCCCGGACCAGTCCATGGATATTCGGGAGTCCAAAGGGACGCTCTGTTCGCGAGTGCTCATCACAGTCGGTATATGCCTCTGTTACAGTCAGAAGTCAGGAGTCAGGAGTCAGGAGTCAGGAGTCAGGAGTCAGGAGTCAGGAGTCAGGAGTCAGGAGTCAGCGATGACCTGTAATCCGCCGCTGGTCAAGGGTGTGCAGAACGAGACGGCCCTCCAAGAAAGCCTGGGCTCACGGACAGCCTGGTCTTCTGAAAGGCCATTGCCGGGCTCGGGCATGCCCGGATGATCCTGGGACATCACCTTCCCATGGAGACCCACAGGTTCCTTCATCGCGGGCTCCGCGGGCTGCTGCAAATCGCATCCGGAGGCGAGCACCGCCAACAAGGCCAGCAAGGCCCAAACAGGCTGCCTCTCCAGGAGGAACCGCCATTTATGGTTCACGACGCGCAACACCGGCCGGCAAACCCTCTCGCGGCCCGAAAGATACCTGGTGGATACTGGACTGGGTTCAATGGCTTCCTTGCCCCGCACGTCCATTTTCATCCTCATCCTCGCCCTCCCTTTCGTTCTTGCACCGGATTATCCTACTGCCCATGTCTCTGACCCGCGCAGTCTGTCAATGCCCTGCTTGCGTCTCGACTCCATTATACCCCCTTCCACGCCCGGAGGTCCGCGCTCCACTTTCCGGCGCCGGAGACCAGCACCGCCACGCAGGCCAGCAGGACCACGATCGGCAGGGCCAGGGGCGGCTCCATCGGTCCCGGCCAGTCTTCGATCACGACCTTGCTGTACGTGGCCACCAGCATCGCGATCATCGCCACGAACGCGCCGAGGCGCGCAAGGTACCCAAACCCCAGCGACAGCCCGGACACCACCATCAGCATCGGCGCCAGGAAGTAGTTGATCCCGGGAAACGGAATCCCCGCGCGTTCCAGGATCTCCATCAGCGGCGTCATCCCCGTCAGATGGAATGCGCCGAACACGGTCAGCGGCAGCGCCGCGATCAGCCGGGGAACCAGCACCCACCTCGCCTCCCCGGTCTTTCGCAGCCACATCAATCCCGTCATTTCCATCCTCATACCTCCTTGGTCTCTCAATACCCCCGGTGTCATCTTTCCTTCCCCTATGCCTCTGGGCAGATTAATTCTCGAACCACGGACGCCCTGGATCGGCATCGAAATCGAAATCGGTATCGAAATCGGAAGGTTACCAGAAATCGACTTCGATCACGATTTCGATTTCGATGATTGCTGGACCACCCTTGGGGGGCGACTTGAACAGCCTGCAATCTACCTCTCTGAAGGATAGTTTTTACAGAAAACAAAATGGGGATGGTTCACATCTGATTGACACATTGGCATCTTGTTCCAGATGATCATGCGCATAATCGCAATATGTAGGGGCAGGCCTTGCGCCTGCCCTTTGCCCAGATAATCATAGCGGCACGGTTGATCATTTGTTCGTCGTACCTCTCCGTTGCCTCGCCCATCCAGGGTAGCCGCAAGGGCTGCCCCTACAGATGCGCATTTTCACGGCAACAAAGAGTGTCAACCTGTTTCTCCCGCAAAATACCCCTGCATTGACCCGCTAAGCCCAATGCGCCTCTCCGGTCAGACAGATGGAGAGCCATGTCTCTTCCATTTTCAGGCCGAGTGCGTTCCAGATGCGCTCCCTGAGCTGGTCCTGTTCGGGGATGGTCTGCAGGGTGAAATTCGGGCCGACCACGATATCCAACTCGATGAACCGGATGCGTCCGGTCTTGACCACGTGATGCACATAGCGGGTGATATCGTACTCCGTGCTGATGGCATCCATCACCTTTTCAAGACGCAGAGTCACCTCGTCATCCACGGCACTCATCAAAAGCACTTCACGCAGGCTGCGCCGCAGAATGGCGACGGGCATGGGCATGGCCAAAAGCGCCATTGCGGCCACCAGCACCGGGTCCGCATAGAGGGCCCAGACGCCGCGGGCCGGTTCCGCAAGCAGGGGCAGCACGGCAAAGCCCAGCAGGGTCACCATGCTGAACCCGAAATCGATCAGCCATTCACGGGCGTCAGCCTCCACCAGGGCCGAATTGATCCGGCGGGCCACCTTGCGTTCATGGTACCAAAGGGCCAGGGAGACCGTGCCGCTCAGGAGACCGAAAACGACGACCCCTTCCGCGCTGACCGCATTGCCGCCGGCGCGGATGCGTTCGATACCGTTGATCAGGGCGTAGAGGCAGATCAGCAGGACCAGGAAGCTGTTTACGCTCAGAACAAGCGGCTCCACGTGGGAGTAGCCGTACGGGAAACGCCGATTTTCCGGCTGCGCGACAACTTTGGCCGCCATCAGGTTCAGCCCGGCCCCGATGAGGCTCAACAGGGAAAAGATGCCGTTCAGGATCACGACGTCGGATTCCAGGTAAAGGCCGTAGGCAAGGCTGCCCACGGCCACCAGGACGACCCCGTAGATCGAGAGAGTCAGCGTTCGCTGTTCCAGCCGACTGGCGGCTTGTTGATTGAGCATGGGAATAAATGGCGGTTGCCGGAGGTCTTGGGATCAGAATCGCCAGATCAGGTTCAGGGCGAGAACATGAACGGAGTTCTAATGCAAGACTTTACGTATCTACTCAGTTCATCTGAGTAATGCGGCCTGGATACCCGCTCCCCGTCTGCACGAGGACAGGCTTCGCGGGTATGACTGATTCGGAGGCGGCGTGGTAAAACAAGTCATTCCCGCGAAAGCGGGAATCCAGTGCCGGAATGAGGATTTGCTCACGATGTGCTGAATAGTTACGACTTTACCCTTGACCCGGCATACCTCTCTCTCATCCAGGTTCAAGAGGTCGGCTCCGTAGGCTCTTGGGAATATTTCCGCTGCTGACCAAAATATTTGAATTGCACCACAAGACCTGTAATCGCCATAAGGACAAATACGATGATTGTGAAAGAATCCAAGATCATCGAACCGGGATAAAACATGGTACGAAACCCCCACGCCACGATCATGGCCCCATTGAGCGCGCTGGCCACCATGACCATGGCATCCTTGGCGTTTATGAAAACGTAAAAGCCGACCAAGGCGCCCATCAGACCGACCAGCAGCGGTATGAACGTGGCCGAAGGCCAAATGGCACCGACAATGACGGTAACCAGGCCATACCCAAGAATCGCTCCAGCAAGGCCGATCATTACACTCCAGTAAAGGTAAGCTGCGCTGGCGAACAAGATCGCAAGGATGACCGCGATGAAGAGCGCCGCTATCGGATAATCAGGCGCCACGACGGTGACTCCCAAAATGTAGCCGACAATCCCACCGTAAATCGGCAGGAGTATGCGGAAAATGGGGTAGCCAAACAGCGCAAAGACCGCGCCATATGCCATAGCCAGTAAACCTGCGAGTGTACCCGACATAAATCCCTCCTCCTTTGTGAACGCCACCTATCTGACAGCTTGTAACTGTTCGGGATTGAGGGCTTTCAATCCCGTGGATGGAGCCACCGTATGAATTGCCATCTCCGGCGACTGGCTCAACAGACACCTGGCCCCGACAAGCACCGACAACCGGCTCGATTGCAGGTGATCATCCAGCGCCTCGCGGGTTTGCCATGCGCTGATCAGCAAAAAAACAGTCTCATCTCCCACCCGCTGGTAAAGATTCGACGCCAGGCAGCCCGGCTCCGATTGGATCAAGGAGGCAAGCGACGTGAGGGTCTGCTCCACTTCCTTGCGCTTTTCCGCCATTGCCTGCAATTTGATAAAATTCATGAACATGGCGTCTCCATCGTGGTGAATCAGTGACCGAGTTACTGTCGACAATCAGACCTGCTTCCCAATTATCCGCAAACCGGGACTCCACCACCTCAAGGGCCTGCGGCAATACCCGACCAATCTCCACGAAGTCTAAGAGCATACAGGTTATTTTGTGTTTATCGCGCTTGGCTCATCCACTTCGGTCACTCCGGAAACGTGGTTCATTGATTGTCCGGAGCCTGGAGCTCACCCCCTGACAGTTCACTTTGACTCCAGACGGCGCTCTCCGAGGGTGGCGTCACGGTATCGGCCTTGGAGACCGATGTATGTTTGGACACTTCCGGACCGCCCCCCAACGCCTTGTAGAGTTGGACCAGGACCAGTAACCGATCGCGATGCACCGCCGCCAGGTCCAGTTTAGCGCTGAACAGTTGGCGTTCTGCATCAAGCACCGCCAGGAAGGACACAAGCCCCCCCTTGAAGCGTTTGTTGGCCAGCTCAGCAAAGAGCTGATAGCTTTCGACCAGGGCCCGTTGCTCTGTGAGCAACACTTGAAGACGGTCATGTGCCACCAGCCCGTCGGAAACTTCCCGAAAGGCCTGGCGCACGGTGGACTGGTACAAGATAAGGGCTTGCTCCCTCTGGGCATGGGTAGCCAGAAGTCTGGAATAATTGCCTCCCCCCGTGAAAATGGGCAGGGTCGCAATCGGGCCAATGTTCCAGAAAGAGGACGATCCCTTGAAAAGTCCCGAAAGCTCAAGGCTTTGGATCCCGCCTTGACCTGTAAGGGCGATACGCGGAAAAAAATTGGCCCGGGCCGCACCAATCCGGTAGTTGGCGGCAACGAGTACCGCCTCGGATTGGCGGACATCCGGCCGTCGTTCGAGCAGGTCCGAAGGGAGACCGGCCGGAACCGTCGGCCGCACAGCCAACTCACCCAGATTCTTGCCGCGCTCGATGGGCCGCGGGTTGTTCCCGAGGAGGATGCTGATCTGATTTTCCCTCTGGGCGATCAACCGCTCGATGTCGGGGATGCGCACCCCGGCGGTATGCACCAGAGCCTCCACCTGGGCCAGTTCCTCTCGGGAAACCAGGCCGTGCCTGACCCGCAGCATGACCAGGCGGCGCGTATCCTCAAAGGACTCCAGAGTGGCGCGGGAGATCTCCAACTGAAGGTCCAGGGTGCGCAGCTCGAAGTACGCCTGCGCCACATCGGCCACCACGCTGGAAAGCACGGCTTGCTGAGCCCATTCAGAGGCGAGGACAAGGGACTGGTCGGCGTCGCTCAGGTGCCTCAGACGCCCGAACAGGTCGATTTCCCACGCGAGGTCGAGGCTTAATTGGGCAAAGCTGAACGTCCTGTCGACACCCGATGGAATGGGAGGCTCGACGGCGGTCCGGCTCACCTGCTGCCGCTGATAAATGGCGGCGGAGCCCACCTGAGGCATCGTCAACGAACGGCTGACGCCCGCCAAAGCCCGTGCTTCGGCCACCCGGGCCATGGCCAGACGGGCATCGTAGTTCTGCGCCAGGGCGATATCGATCAGCTCCCACAGCACCTGATCGTCAAACATCTCCCACCATTCCAAATCGGCCAGCGAGGCGGTTTCCATCAAGATTGGATCGTCAAGAAATTGAAACCGGAAGTCTTCAGGCACTTCCCCAGGCGTGCGCACATAAGTGGGGGCGAGGCAGCCACCAAGGAGCCAGACACAGAGCAAGAGTAATCCGAACCGCTTCATTTCAGCTTCCCTCACTCAAAGCCGGCTCGACCGCCGACTGTTGCATCGATTGGGGGGGGACGGCCGGCAGACCTTTGACTTTGTCTACAAATGTCTGGACGCCGTAGTAGAGCACCGGAATAAAAAACAGACTGAGCAGTGCCGCCGTGAACATGCCTGCCACGACGGCAGTGCCTACGGACCAGCGGGCCGCGGCGCCGGCCCCGGAGGAGAGCACCAAAGGCATCAACCCGAACACCTCAGCCAGTGCGGTCATCAGCACGGCCCGAAAGCGCAGCCGGGCCCCCTCCGTTGCGGCGTCAAAGGTGCTATAACCTTCGATGTCCCGTTTGTTCTTGGCGAACTCCACGATCATGATGGCAAGTTTGGCATTGAGACCAATCAGCATCACGATACCGACCTGCACATAAACATCGTTGGCCATTCCGCGGGCCGCTATTGCCGACAGAGCCCCGAAAACAGCGACGGGCAGGCCCAGGAGCACGCCCAGGGGAATGGCCCAGCTTTCATACAGGGCGGCCAGCACCAGGAAAACAAAGAGCACGGAGAAGGCGAAGATAATGACCGACTGGCCGCCGGCCAGTTTTTCCTGGAACGCAAGACCGGTCCATTCGTAGCCAAAGCCTCGCGGCAGGTCTTCGGACAACCGCCCCATTGCGGCGATTGCCTGGCCCGAGCTATAGCCGGGAGCGTTCTGGCCCGACAGCTCCGCCGCGCGAAACATGTTGTAGCGAGTGATGTGAATTGGCCCGCTTTGCGTCGTGATCTGGACCAATGTGCTGAGCGGCACCATCCTGCCTTCGGAATTGCGGACGTAGATGTCGTCGATGTTCTCGGGCCCCTGACGGTATTCCGGCTTGGCCTGGAGCATGACGCTGTAAACACGTCCGAATAAGTTGAAGTCATTTATATTAAAGCCGCCAAGGTACATCTGGAGGCCTTCAAAGACACTTTGCAAGGGGATTCCAAGGGTCTGGACCTTTTCGCGGTCGATCTCCAGGTGCACCTGCGGCACGTTGACCTGGAACGTATTGAAGACGAGGCCGATGGCTGGTTCCCGGACCGCGGCGGACGAAAGGTTCTGGGCAACCTGAAAAAGTTCATCCGGCGTATGGCCGGAGCGGTCCTGAAGCATGTACTGAAAGCCGCTGACGCTTCCCATCCCGGGAATGGAGGGTATGGTGAAGACAAAGGCCCGAGCCTCGGGATACTCGGCAAACTCCCGGCGCAGATGCTGCATGATGGCGGTGATGCTGGTTTCCGGAGAGGTCCGCTTTTCCCAGGGTTCCAAGACCAGGGCCAAGGTGGCGGTGTCGGAGGTAAATGTAATATTCATGACATTCATGCCGGCCCAGGCCAGCACGGTCTGAACGCCCGGCACCGTGGCGGCGAATTGCTCCGCCCGGGTCAACACCGCATCGGAGCGCTCCAGGCTGGCCCCCGGCGCCAGGGTGAATGTCGCGAAAATAATACCCTGATCTTCATCCGGCACCAGCCCTCCCGGCAGAGTCTGCAACAAGTGGCCCGCCCCCACATACACCCCCAGCAGCAGGATGAGGGCCAGGAAAATGCGGCGCATGAAGAACCGCACCCCGAAGAGGTAGCCCGAGGTGGTAAGGTCGAACAGCCGGTTGAATCCCCGGTTGTAGGCGGCCATGGGACCGTGATCTTTTTTCGGTCGCAGGATCTTGGCGCATAACGCCGGGGTGAGGGTCAATGAGACCAGAATCGACAACAAGGCCGCAAAGCAGAGGGTGAGAGCAAACTGCCGGTAGAGCTCACCGACGATTCCCCCCATGAAGAGCACGGGCACATAAACCGCCAGCAGTGCACAGGCCACACCCATGATCGGCCGGGTGACCTCGTCCATGGCCTTCTTCGTAGCTTCGAGGGGGCTCATGCCTTTGGCAATGTAGACCTTGACCGCCTCCACCACGACAATGGCGTCGTCCACCACCGAGCCGATGGCCAGGACCAGGCCGAAGAGCGAGAGGGTGTTGATGG of the Desulfonatronum thioautotrophicum genome contains:
- a CDS encoding efflux transporter outer membrane subunit; this encodes MKRFGLLLLCVWLLGGCLAPTYVRTPGEVPEDFRFQFLDDPILMETASLADLEWWEMFDDQVLWELIDIALAQNYDARLAMARVAEARALAGVSRSLTMPQVGSAAIYQRQQVSRTAVEPPIPSGVDRTFSFAQLSLDLAWEIDLFGRLRHLSDADQSLVLASEWAQQAVLSSVVADVAQAYFELRTLDLQLEISRATLESFEDTRRLVMLRVRHGLVSREELAQVEALVHTAGVRIPDIERLIAQRENQISILLGNNPRPIERGKNLGELAVRPTVPAGLPSDLLERRPDVRQSEAVLVAANYRIGAARANFFPRIALTGQGGIQSLELSGLFKGSSSFWNIGPIATLPIFTGGGNYSRLLATHAQREQALILYQSTVRQAFREVSDGLVAHDRLQVLLTEQRALVESYQLFAELANKRFKGGLVSFLAVLDAERQLFSAKLDLAAVHRDRLLVLVQLYKALGGGPEVSKHTSVSKADTVTPPSESAVWSQSELSGGELQAPDNQ
- a CDS encoding efflux RND transporter permease subunit → MVKFFIQRPVFAIVIGLIILIAGGLSILALPVAQYPPISPPTVTVETFYVGASAQVVEQNVAIPIEQQVNGAENMLYMSSSSTSDGRYRLVCTFKVGTDIDIAQVDVQNRVSRADRSLPPEVLQFGVTVRKASPDILSVISLYSPDGRYDDLFLSNFVSLNIFDPISRIYGVGDILLVGQREYSMRLWVKPDRLASLGLTAGDVARAVRDQNIQAPAGQVGQPPAKSGLSRQETINVQGRLTDVEEFGNVIIRTQPDGSILRVRDVAEVELGARSYTSSSRREGMPSSSMLIFQLPGANALDVSDNIQKFLEEAKRSFPPGLEYEITYDNTLFVRAALAEVVFTLFKALGLVMLVVLVFLGSFRATLIPCLVVPIPMVGTFAAFAALGFSINTLSLFGLVLAIGSVVDDAIVVVEAVKVYIAKGMSPLEATKKAMDEVTRPIMGVACALLAVYVPVLFMGGIVGELYRQFALTLCFAALLSILVSLTLTPALCAKILRPKKDHGPMAAYNRGFNRLFDLTTSGYLFGVRFFMRRIFLALILLLGVYVGAGHLLQTLPGGLVPDEDQGIIFATFTLAPGASLERSDAVLTRAEQFAATVPGVQTVLAWAGMNVMNITFTSDTATLALVLEPWEKRTSPETSITAIMQHLRREFAEYPEARAFVFTIPSIPGMGSVSGFQYMLQDRSGHTPDELFQVAQNLSSAAVREPAIGLVFNTFQVNVPQVHLEIDREKVQTLGIPLQSVFEGLQMYLGGFNINDFNLFGRVYSVMLQAKPEYRQGPENIDDIYVRNSEGRMVPLSTLVQITTQSGPIHITRYNMFRAAELSGQNAPGYSSGQAIAAMGRLSEDLPRGFGYEWTGLAFQEKLAGGQSVIIFAFSVLFVFLVLAALYESWAIPLGVLLGLPVAVFGALSAIAARGMANDVYVQVGIVMLIGLNAKLAIMIVEFAKNKRDIEGYSTFDAATEGARLRFRAVLMTALAEVFGLMPLVLSSGAGAAARWSVGTAVVAGMFTAALLSLFFIPVLYYGVQTFVDKVKGLPAVPPQSMQQSAVEPALSEGS